Within Bacillus sp. E(2018), the genomic segment AGTAGGTGGAGATCATCCACGGATAAAAGCCCTTCCTCTGATTCAGCAATTTCAATATATATTCGACTTTTTGGGTACTGAATTTGCTGGCTATTTAATAGGAGAAGCAAACGCACCTCAGGAGATATTAGCCGACCCAAAAAGCTTAAGAGATGCTCTATCTTTTAATAACGTTTTATCAAAGCACACTGAAAAATAATCAGTGTGTTTTTGTATTTATTAAAAATAGGTTTTCTATCAAATGTCTATATGATCAAAGCTCCTTTAGAAGAGTTAACCTGTCTCATTCAATTCCAGATGTATATGATGAAACGATCATGCAAATCCAATAAGAGGAAAATAACACTTGTGTTTTTTTGTGTTTAATAGAAAAATAGAGAAAAGGCATTTCTTGTAAATACTTTAAAAATAATTCAACAAGGATGTAGAACATGCGAGAAACTTCGTTTGAATTACAAAATACAAAACAAATGATGCACACGTTCTATGAAGCGGTTAATAGCGGGATTATCGTTTTAGAACCATGTGGCACGATTCTTTATGCCAATACAAAAGCGTGTGGCATGTTAAGATTGATTGATTCTGAAATTGAAGGCGCATTTCTATATGAGCTCCCATTCTTTATTACTGATTCAAAAAGTGAGAAATGGTCACTTAAAGAAGCTTACCTTCAATTGATAAAAAGCAATACACGAGAATATCAAGTCGAAATAGATGTAATTTGTAAAAACACAGGCTTTTCGTCTGCGTTGTCTGTTTCAATCGTTCCTCTTAAAAATAATGCGGGCGAACTATCAGTGATCACTCTAACGGATAATCAGCAGTTGAAACGTACAGAAAAAAACTTAAATCGCAGTCAGCAGCGTTTTTACTCGCTAGTCAATTCAATGGAAGACACCGTCTTTACGTTAGACACTAATTTTATACATACAGGCATCTATGGGCGATGGATGGAGAAACATGGTGTGAAGCCATCCTACTTTTTAGGTAAGACTGTGCGCGAGGTTTTTGGCGCTGAGATTGCTGATGGACAAGAGAAGGCATGTCATCTCGTTTTGAAAGGCAAATCTCAGTTTTACGAGTGGAGTAATGTCCGTGATGGTGAACGTCTCTACTATCAGGCGATCCTCTCTCCTATCAATAATGATCAAGGCCAAGTTGAAGGTATTGTTGGTGTTTCTAGAGATATCACTCAAAGTAAGAGGATGGAACTGGGACTTCGAGAGAGTGAAGAGAGATTCCGTCAATTTGCTGAGAATGCAAAAGACATCTTTTGGATGCAAGATTATCAAACACATAAACTTCTTTACATATCAAAAGCTTTTAAGCAAATATGGGATGGAGAAGAGAGTGAACTTATTGAATCTGTTTTTACAGACGTTCACTCGGAAGATCAAGAAGCAGTCTCAGCGTTCATAAAATCGATCGCACAAGGTGAATCACAGATTGAATACCGCATACATGGCAAAAATAACAGAGTCCGCTGGATTCGAACGAGAGCATTTCCAATCACCAATGGCGAGGAAGAAATATATCGAATCGCGGGTATTTCAGAAGATATAACTGATTTAAAAGAAAAAGAAGAGTTGCTTAGAAAGTCTGATAAACTCACAGTCGTTGGTGAACTTGCTGCAGGCATCGCTCACGAGATCCGTAATCCGCTCACGAGTATAAAAGGATTCGTTCAACTCATGAAAGCTGATATGGAAGATCTTCATAGCGAGATCATCTTATCAGAGATGGATCGGATTGAATCGATCATTACTGAATTTTTAGTATTAGCTAAACCACATCAGGAAACTTTTTTTCAGCAGAGAAACGTGAATGATTTTATTAAACAGACAATTACGTTGTTAGATTCAGAAGCGAACCTTAATAACGTTCAATTTGAGACGCATTTAATGGACGTGCCTCAGATTCTTTGTGAAGGAAATCAAATCAAACAAGTAATCATAAACGTGATCAAGAATGCTATAGAATCCATGGATAGCGGTGGAACTATTTTTGTAGAAACTGGGGCACATGATGAAGGCTATGTTTTTATTAAAGTTACTGATCAAGGAGTGGGAATCGGCGAAGAACGGCTTGCGAGACTTGGAGAACCTTTTTATTCTAATAAAGAAAAAGGCATAGGATTAGGGCTGATGGTTTCACTTAAAATCATAGAAAATCATCATGGAAACATTACCTTTGAAAGTATGTTGGATATTGGGACAACGGTCACGATATTGCTGCCCACAAAGCTATTGCCATAAAGATTCGATAAAACACATTTCGGCTTGCTGAAATGTGTTTTATTTTGCTTGCTAAATAAGTGTTTACGGATTTTTTGTAAAGGGTAACCATATAAAAGATGCATGAAAAATCTGATCTTTTTGATAGATTTGAATTAACGTAAAATTGAGAACATTTTCAATTCATGCTACCCTTGTCTAGTAGGGGGATCTACAAAAAAGGGATATTCAAGGAGGATAAGAATGAAGGATTTCAAAAAGAAGATTAGTATTTTAGCAGTCGTATTTTCAATGTTTGTTCTAGCTGCATGTGGCAGCAGTGAATCAAGTGACGGGGGTCCAGAGCTGAAAAACGAAGGTGAATTTAACTTCATCGTATCAGGAGAGTTCCCTCCATTCAGTTCCGTTGATAAGGGTGGAGAACTAACAGGCTTTGATGTTGCAGTTGGTAAAGCGATTGCTAAAGAACTTGGCCTAAAGCCTGTTCCAGAAAAGTTTAAATTCCACGGCGCTGTATCAGCTATTAAGGCAGATCGTTTTGACGCAGCAGTGGCAAGCCATACAATCACTGAAGACCGAAAGAAAGCAGTGAATTTCAGCGAGCCTTATTATTACTCAGGTCCGGTAATCTTTACAAGACCAGACAGTGATATTAAAACAAAAGAAGATTTAAAAGGAAAAGAAGTTGCTGTTTCAAAAGGTTCTACCTATGAAAAATCTGCACAAGATTTCACAGATCAGATTAAAAACTATGACAGTGATGCGACAGCATTGCGTGCGTTGAGTGAAGGGAAGCACGATGCAGTTATTACTGATGCAATAACGGGTAAACAAGCGATTGAAAAAGGATTTAAGATCGTGGAACAAGAGCAGCTTGGTACGAGTGAACAAGCGATCGCTATAAAAAAAGAAGATAAAGAATTGCTTAAAGCGGTAAATAAGGCATTAAAGAAAATGAAGGATAACGGTGAGCTTGCAAAGCTTAGTGAAGAATACGTCGGTGCTGATATCACGAAGAAGCCTGAATAATGGTGGAGCCGCCCTCATGAGTTCGCGTGTAGGGTGGCTTTTATTTTATCCATACATTTCAATTACACACCATTAACAAAGAGAATGAAAAGGGGAGGACAATGGCATGTTTGATCTCGCACACATTTTAGACGTATTAGTAGAAAGTTATCCACTCTTCATGAAGGGACTTTGGGTTACACTTCAACTTACCTTTGTATCCGTTTTGATTGGTACGGTAATCGGGCTCATTTTTGCGTTATTTAAAATCTCAGGAATTAAAGTTCTGAATTGGATAGCGAACATTTATATTGCACTTATTCGCGGTACCCCATTGATCGTACAGATTTTTATCTTTTACTTTGGTCTAGCGGAATTGGGGATTTCTGCCTTCTGGTCGGCGGCTTTTGGACTTGCTATGCATAATGGTGCTTATATTGCGGAGATCTTCAGAGGTTCTATTCAATCGGTAGATAAAGGGCAGATGGAGGCAGGACGTTCATTAGGTATGACATATGGTTTGGCGATGAGAAGAATCATACTGCCACAAGCCTTTAAACGAGCACTGCCACCTTTAGGTAACCAGTTTATAATCGGTCTGAAGGATTCATCTCTTGCATCTTTTATTGCCCTTAACGAGTTGTTCAGTATTGCAACGACACAAGGATCTAGAACATTTGATGAGATGACATACCTGATTATCGTAGGTCTATACTATCTAATACTCGTTCTTCTTTTCACTTTACTTGTTAATCTTTTAGAGAAGAAACTATCAGCTGGGGAATAGGAGGTGTCTGAGTTGAAAAAAGAAATGATACGCATTGAAAACTTGAAAAAGAGTTTTGGAGATCTAGAAGTCTTAAAAGAAGTGAATTTAAACGTACAAGAGAGCGAAGTTGTAGTCTTAATTGGTGCCAGTGGTTCTGGAAAAAGTACTCTTCTCAGATGCATCAATTTCCTTGAGATTAAAAACGGTGGAAGAATTGTCATTGAAGGGGAAGAAATCGACCCGAAAACACATAACTTAAACGAAGTACGCCAAAGAGTAGGAATGGTATTTCAACACTTTAACTTGTTTCCACACAAAACGGTATTGGAAAATGTGATTGAAGCCCCTCTTCATATGAAAAACCAAAGTAAATCAGAAGCAGAACAGGAAGCAAGAGCTTTACTAGGAAAAGTAGGTCTTTCTGATAAAGCAGATGTTTATCCAGCGAAGTTATCGGGTGGACAAAAGCAGCGTGTCGCTATCGCAAGAGCGCTTGCGATGAAACCAGATATCATGCTTTTTGATGAACCAACGTCAGCACTCGATCCAGAACTTGTAGGAGAGGTGCTCGCTACGATGAAAGAGCTAGCGCAAGAAGGGATGACAATGGTCGTTGTGACTCATGAAATGGGATTTGCAAAAGAAGTTGCAGACGAAGTTGTTTACATGCACGATGGACAGATCTGGGAAAGAGGAAAGCCAGAAGAGCTTTTTGATGCTCCAAAAGAAGAGCGCACGAAAGATTTCTTAAGTTCTATCCTATAAAGATGAAAAGGTGCAGCGATGAGGCTGCACCTTTTCTATTGGCTATTTTTGTACAGGGGAAGTATGAACGGACTTTCTCGATCGTTCTTGTATCATAAGAACGGCTCCTAACACAAAGAGTATACCGATACCTTGTACAAGGGAGATGGATTCTTTGTATAGCATCATCCCCATTAAGGTTGCTACTACAGGTTCGATAGTGGACACAATGGATGCTTTACTCGCATCTATTTGTTGTAAGCCTTGTGTATAGAACCAATAGGCAAATACAGTTGGAAAAAGACCGAGACCGAACACGTTCATTAGAACGGAAGGGCTAAAGACTTGGATGTCAGCAGAGGCTATACCGCTGATTGGAAACAGAGCAAGCATGGCAAAGAAGAAAGTGTAGACACTGATGGTTAATGTTTCATATTTTCGACTAGCTAACTTACCAAATATGCTGTAAAGAGAATAGCCAAAACCAGCCCCTAAACCGATTAGAAGGCTCAACATTGTGAGTTCTAATTGAGCTGAGAACAGACCTGAGACAAGTGTACAGCCAAAGAAGGTAGCAGCGAGTGCAAACAGTTTTTGGCGCGTCAACTGCTCTTGAAATACGATAGCTGATATGACAAGCACAAAAGCTGGAGCCGTGTACAAAAGAATAGCAGCAATAGCTAGTGAAGATGTTTGTATCGTCGTAAAATAACACCAATTAAAAAAAGAAACACTTAATATACCTGTACCTAAGAAATACCAGATATCTTTTACTCTGATCTTTATTAGGCTAGCATTTTGTACAACAATCCATGCCAGGAATAATAGAAATGCGCTGGCAGCTCTTAAAAAGACGATCTGTAAAGCTGTAAACCCTGCTTGTGAGAGCTCTTTAACGAAAAAACCGATGATTCCCCAAAGAGATGCACCAATCGCTACATATATAAAGGCAAGTTTCGTTTGATACGGCATTGGTTCATCCCCTAAATAAATAATCAACATTCTATTGAAACTCTAACAAAAAACACCCTTACTGTATATCACAATAAAGGTGTTTCACAATTATTCCATCTTATGTTTTATCTTTTCTACTTCCTCTTCTTCATCTTTCACGATATCATCATCAATGTCTTCTTTAAAAGCAAAGGAAAGTAATAAGGATACTAATATCCCTCCACCGATTAAGTTACCGATCGTAGCAGGAATTAAATTAAGAAGAATAAATTCATACCAGCTGTATTCAAAGCCTTCTAACACGGTAATGCTAAAATACCCCATGTTCGCCACGGCGTGTTGGAAATTTCCTGCTTCAAATATGATAACAGGTAAAAGAATTCCAAAAATTTTACCCATTACATCTCTTGCTGCCGTAGCAAGAACGGCTGCAATTCCGATAAGCCAGTTTGCAAGAATACCAGAGAATAACACTTGAAACCAACCCCATGTGCCACGTTCTGTAAATTCCATCTTTTTTTCCATGAACTTTAAAAGTACCTCATAAAATTCTTTGTCTAATGAACCTGACATATTAAGTAGAAACCCAACAAACAATGCTCCTAAAAAGTTACCAATATAACAGATACCCCAAAACCGCAGTACCTTTTTACTGATCCAGTACTTGGATTGTAAAATATAGCTGGGAAGTAAGACATTAATCTCTGTAAAAAGAATCGATCCTGATAGAAAGATCATCGTATATCCGATAGCAAAGCCAACACCTGATAAAAGGTTAAAGGGACCAGACGTTTCGACTCCCATGGATAATAAAACGGAACCTAGTGCGCCAAATGCGATAAAAGCACCCGCCATAAAAGATAAAATAAATTGTGCTAAGTTTGAAACTTGTAAAGACGCTTTACCTTCTTCAATAAAATATTCAATAATCTGTACTGGAAAAAAGTATTGCCGATCTGGAACAGCTGCTTTTTTGTTATTATGATTGTCCTGATTCTCTTTCATGTTCTGCATTCCCTCTTATTATGTCATCCTCGTCCTACTACTCTTCCCATAATTTGAAGTATGCAAAACCAAATATAAATAATTTTATACAATAAAAATCGTTATTTACTTTTATATACCAAATTTATATGAGATTTGACTTAATTACAGTAATCAAATTGAAATGTTAAAGGCGACTATCCTCATGCGAAGCAATACATTTCCTTATCTATACTATTAATATATTCAAATAATAATAGGTTTTGTTGGGAGGAGAGAAGGCTTTGAAAAAAGGTTTTGTGTTGTTTATGGGGATATTACTTGGAAGCTTATCGTTTTGGAGTTATAAGGGAGAAGCAGCAAGCTATGTCAATCCAAATCAAACGTATACATATGAAATGATGACGAGTAACATTAAAACACTCGCACAAAAGTACCCTGGATTAGTTCAATACCGTTCACTTGGGAAAACACCATATGGCAGAGATATATGGGCAGTGAAGCTGGGTAGAGGTGATGCGACGGTACTTTACAATGCATCTCATCATGCTAGAGAATGGATGACGACAAATATTGTGATGGAGATGATCGATCAGTATAGCGAACGCTATGTAGCCAACAGTACGATGGATGGTTACAATGTTGCAAACGTATTAAATAACACGTCGATCTGGTTTGTACCCATGACTAACCCAGACGGTGTCACACTTCAGCAAAAAGGTCTATCTGCTTTTCCTGCAACAGCTCAAGCCAACCTCATCAAGATGAATGGTGGAAGCAAAGATTTTAAAAGATGGAAGTCAAATGCTCAAGGAGTTGATCTGAACAGACAATATCCTGCGCGTTGGGAACAAATTACAAATAATGCAAAAGCTCCTTCTTATAAAGACTACAAGGGTAGTGCTCCACTAGTGACGAAAGAAGCAAAGGCGATGACAGCTCTCACTTATCTCGTAGATCCTGAGATTACAAATTCTTATCACACAGCTGGAAGAATACTATACTACCATTTTAATTATGGAACAAATACCTTTGAGGGAGACAAAACGCTTGGAACTACCCTGGCTAATATGACCGGCTACCGACTCATTCCTCCTGATACTCAGCTATCAAGTGGTGGTGGATACAAAGATTGGTTCATCCAAACCTTCAAACGTCCTGGCTTCACGTTTGAACTTGCTCCATATGCTGGCGAGACGAATCCGCCAATCTCAATCATTAATGAAGAATGGACAAGGAATAAAAAAGCAGGACTTTATATGGCAGTAGAAGGGGACAAGCGTTGGGAGAAGCGCATAACACCAATAACAAAAACCATCACGCTTACTCAAAAAGTTCCTTTACATGATCGTCCTCATGTAAATCATAAAATGGCTGCAGCAAGTCTATATCCAGGGACGTATAAAGCGAATGCAGCGTATGGAAATTTTTATCGTATCCAAACCATCCTTGGACCAAAGTGGATTGTAAAATAAAGCACAAAAAAACTGCTCTCTGAATCATAGAGAGCAGTTTTTTTCTATGCACTGATCGTATGAGACGAATCCACTTTTGGTTCTGGAACAAACATAAGAATTGTAATACCAATGATGAACAGAACGACAAGGCTGAACACTGCACTAGCTGAGTTTCCAGTCACTTGAGCGGTTACAGCGATTAACAACGGACCCATAATGGAAGCGAACTTGCCGAAAATATTATAAAAGCCAAAGAATTCATTCGAGTTTTCTTTCGGAACTAGTTTAGCAAAATAGGCACGGCTTAACGCTTGAATTCCACCTTGAGACGTAGCAACAAGCATGGCTAAAATCCAGAAATCCATCGTTGTTTTTAAGAAATAAGCATAAATACAAACGATAATGTAGACCACAATTCCAACATAAAGCATCTTTTTGCCAGTAAATCTCTCTGCTAACCTTCCATATAAAATGGCAAAAGGAGCAGCGACCACTTGTGTGACAAAAAGGATGATTAAAAGATTAGTAGAACTGATTCCAAGATCTGAACCGTAAGCAGTGGACATCGTTATGATAGTTCCAACTCCATCGATATAAAAGAAATAGGCAAGCAGAAATAAAAACAAAGCACGATATTTCCGTATTTCTTTCATTGTTTTACCTAAGCGTTTAAAGCTATTGATCAGAGGTTTCGGTTCTCGTTCGATGCCGTACTTCTGATAAACGTTCTTCAACATAGGAATCGTAAAAATTCCCCACCAAATCGCAGTGATTATAAAGGCAATCTTGCTAGCTAAAGTCGTTGAAATTGGAAGAACTTCATTCTGTGCCAACACGATAATCGCGATACTGATTAAAAAAGGTATCGTACTCCCGATATATCCTAATCCGAATCCTCTAGATGACACTCTGTTCATTCTTTCTTCCGTTGTTACATCGGTTATAAAAGCATCATAAAAGACATTAGATCCGCTAGAGCCGATTGCAGTTAGTGTATAAAAAATTAATAATAAGAGCCATTGATCACTTGGAATAAAAGCTAATGATGCGGTAGAAATAAGACCTAGTGCAAAAAAGAAAGTGAAGAATCGTTTCTTTAAACCTTTATAATCTGCAATTGTACCTAAAACAGGGCTTAGCATTGCTAATATAAACGTGGCGATCGCGATGGTATACCCCAAATAAGCGGTTGAATCCGATGAGCTGACTCCTGCATTTGTTGCAGCTGCTTTAAAGAACAAAGGAAATACAGCTGTTGAGATAATGATCGAATATGCTGAGTTTGCCCAATCATAATACATCCAGCTATTCTCTTCTTTCGTAAACCGTTTCATAGGTTTTGTCCTCTCTATACTAGAATTCAGTTAAAAACTAGATGTTTAAAAACTCTTGTACGACTTTACCATCCGTTTTTCCTAAATCTAGACCTAATAGTTTAGCAAACGTCGGTCCTTCATCAATTAAATGCATGGAAGGAACAACGACATTTCTTTTTATCCCTTTACCTGCTAATAACAGAATAGTGGTGTAGTCTTCTTTTTCAGGAGAATACCCATGACACGCATGTGTATACCGTTTTCTTCTCACATCTTGATCTGTAATGTTGTTAAGAAAAGACCCTTCATGATCTTCGTTAAAATAAAAACCTCGTCTAGCTTCTACCATAAACGCACAACGATCATCAGCACCTGTGGCAGCTGCTTCTTCTTGACTGTAGATCTTTTCAATACCATTTCTTTCATCAACCAATAAGTGGTCCAGAAGTTTTTTCACTACCTCCTTTGTTTGTATATCAGATGAATCCTTAAGGTAAATATATGCTGACCCATCGCAACTTTTGCAATAGGCTTTCCAATTTTGTATAGCCCCTTTTGAATCAGTGTCTATTAATCCATGTTCTTTTAATAAAACATTCAGTTTAATAGCTTTGCTCTCATCAAGAGCGCTATGATCTCCTAATACGGCGATTGTCGTTTCTTCATAGATTCCTGCTTCCTGTAAGGATTCGACAATTTTACCGAGTCTGTTGTCATGTCTCTTTATTGCATCCATTGCTTCATCAGAAGAAAATCCATGGTAGTGCCTCTGTGAATCAAGATCCACAAAATGAACAAGCAATAGCTGAGGTTTTTTATTCTTAATCGTATGTATTGTGGACTCTAAAACAAAATCATCAAGCTCAGGCTGGTTCAAACCATTACGCACATGTCCGAATCGACGGTTCAAATCAAGTTGGAATCTTTTACTTCCGTTTAAGAGAGAAACAGGAATCTGGTGGTGCCACTTTCGGTTCGCAAAGATTTCAGGCATGTTGTAATCGATGTTCGCTCTGGCAGTGACTGGCCATAGGAGAGCACCAGTAGTCATACCTGCTTTTTTAGCTTCATCATATAAAGTAGTTCCTTTAATATGTTTTCTGTGCCAATACCAATCAGGTGAAGCTTTGCCCGGCTGTGTTAGCGTGTTGTTTACGATTCCATGGTTTTTGGGGTACCTTCCTGTAACAATCGAGGTATGACAGGGATACGTTACAGAAGGATAGATTGTCTCTACTTTTTTGCAATGGGAGCCTCGGTTTAAAATTTTCTTAAAGTGCGGAAGTTGCTCAAATATAGGAAAATCAAGGGAAGAAAGACAGTCAAATGAGATGACAACTAAATGATTGGTTAGACGGGACATAACACTCCTCCAAAAGTTGCTAAGATTAACCATTCTAAATTAAATGATAGCATAAGGGAATATATCACGTGTAAAGTCTGTGTATGAATTATAAAAAATCATATCATTTTCTTTCCAAACTTTGTAAGTTGTGTTATGAATGAATTATCTCATTAAATAGCGGGTGATGAAATGATCAAATGGTGGTTAGGTGTTGTATTGATGTTTTTTATCACAACCGGAGTAATATTGTACGTTTTCACGATGGATTACGCTTCCGAAAAAGCAATGGTAGAAATAACAAAAGAATTAAAGTCGAATGAAGATGAGATCACAAAACTTCTAGAAGATCCAGAGATTAGAAAGTACATAGAAACAGGAAATCCTCCAAAGCAGAAGTTGCCATTTACTACAAAGGATGATGCTGTTCAATTTATATCTGAAAGATACTCGGTTCAAGAGTTAGCAGGAATTAGAGAAAAAGTAAGTAAAGGCTTGAACGAAGATGAAAAGCTAGCGGTATATGAGAAGCTGCTCGAAAAAGTTACGGATGATGAGCTGCTGGCGTTAAAAGTAGTCGCGTTAAAAGAGATAAAGAAGAAATAAAAAAAGCCCCTACGTAGGGCTTTTTTTTGTGTCGCTAAAACGATACTCTAATCTTTCCATCAACTTTTGAAATATAGTAGCCTTGATTTTCGCCCTCCTTGACCTGGATGGGTTCTCCCGTTTTAATGACTTCTTGAATTTGATCTTTAATCGTGGGATGCATATCGTATAGCACTTCTACGTTCTCGATCGAAACCGTATTTATACCCGTACTAAAGCCCATAATCAATTGATCGGTAGAATTATCAAACATGTAAAAACAATCACTATTTTCAATCGCATAAAGAGTGGCATCATGTTTCTTTGCAATGGCTACTAAATGTTTTAAGTTCTCATGTGTGTCATCCATTAAGCTAACATATGTGTAACCGTCGATGATTTTAGTTTCAGGCATTCTTGTTTGTGTTTGCTCTTCTGCTTTAGGTTTTGCTTCAACGGTTTTTGTCTGTGGCTGAACAGCAGGCTTTGGTTCAGGTTTAGTTGTTTGAGTTTTATATTCTTTAGGCTCTTCGGAAATTTGTGGCTGTTCTACTCTATCTTTTTCAACTGGTTGTTGAATGGTTTCTTCTTTTTGAGGTTGAACAGGAACGTTCACTTTCGATGCTGCTACCAGTTTTTCATTTTCTTTGACATCATTTTGTTTAAGTATCAGAACTTCATTTGATCGTTCAGAAGTAACTGCCTCCTGTTTAAGTGGAGCTTTTTGTTCTGTCGCTTTTACCTTGCTCTCAAATTCATGATTATTTAATACCCCAATAGTTAGTAAAGCAGTTGCTGTAAAAATTACCGTACGTTTTTTGAATTTCAATGTTAAATCCTCCTCAATGTCTTGTTATTTATTAGACGAGGGAAGTACTAATATGGTTTCACTTGTATTACAGAAATATTTCATAAATGTTACAAAAGGCGTTTTTACAGTAAAAAACAGAAACTTTAAAGGGGATTTTTAGAGCGAAAAGAAGACTTTTATAAAGAAATGATGAGGAGGGAAGAAAAGGAGTAAAGTTTTGAACACTTTTGAAAACGCATTCAATATTGAGGGAGAGTGAATTTATGCTAGGAATGGAAGATGGACTTATCGCATTTGTGTGGGTGGCTACTGTTGTTTCAGCATTAGGGTGTGTTGTCTTTGGTGGAATCATGTGGAACAGAGGAGGCGATGATTCAAAATGAATTTTGCCGTTCTCATTCCGATTCTTATCGTATATATGGGTATCATGTCTTGGTTAGCGTATTATGGCTATAAAAAAACGGTAACAGAATCAGATTATTTAGTAGGTGGAAGAAATATTCACCCTGCAATTATGGCATTATCATACGGAGCAACTTTCATTAGTACATCTGCCATAGTTGGTTTCGGTGGCGTTTCAGCAGCTCACGGATTCAGCTTATTATGGCTTGCCTTTCTTAACATTGTATTAGGTATATTTGTAGCATTTGCGATTTTTGGAACGAAGATTAGAAAGCTTTCACTAGATCTTAATGCTACTACATTTCCTACTCTGTTAGGAAAAAGATATGATTCAAAATTTATCACGATTTTTTCAGGTGCTATGATTTTTATTTTAATGCCAGCTTATACAAGTATTGTTTTGATTGGTGGGGGAAGATTTCTTCAAGAATCACTTTCGATGAACTTTAATCTCGCTCTTATTCTGCTAGCTGCGATCATTGGGATCTATGTAGTAACAGGTGGAATTAAGGCCGTTATGTATACCGATGCATTTGGTGCGGTTGTCATGTTGATCGGAATGGCTATCTTTTTATTCGTTACCTATCAAGCGGTAGGTGGCGTTATGGAGGGGCATAATGGATTAACAGCAATGAAAAATCTTGTACCTCA encodes:
- a CDS encoding MFS transporter, whose protein sequence is MKRFTKEENSWMYYDWANSAYSIIISTAVFPLFFKAAATNAGVSSSDSTAYLGYTIAIATFILAMLSPVLGTIADYKGLKKRFFTFFFALGLISTASLAFIPSDQWLLLLIFYTLTAIGSSGSNVFYDAFITDVTTEERMNRVSSRGFGLGYIGSTIPFLISIAIIVLAQNEVLPISTTLASKIAFIITAIWWGIFTIPMLKNVYQKYGIEREPKPLINSFKRLGKTMKEIRKYRALFLFLLAYFFYIDGVGTIITMSTAYGSDLGISSTNLLIILFVTQVVAAPFAILYGRLAERFTGKKMLYVGIVVYIIVCIYAYFLKTTMDFWILAMLVATSQGGIQALSRAYFAKLVPKENSNEFFGFYNIFGKFASIMGPLLIAVTAQVTGNSASAVFSLVVLFIIGITILMFVPEPKVDSSHTISA
- a CDS encoding ectonucleotide pyrophosphatase/phosphodiesterase, with translation MSRLTNHLVVISFDCLSSLDFPIFEQLPHFKKILNRGSHCKKVETIYPSVTYPCHTSIVTGRYPKNHGIVNNTLTQPGKASPDWYWHRKHIKGTTLYDEAKKAGMTTGALLWPVTARANIDYNMPEIFANRKWHHQIPVSLLNGSKRFQLDLNRRFGHVRNGLNQPELDDFVLESTIHTIKNKKPQLLLVHFVDLDSQRHYHGFSSDEAMDAIKRHDNRLGKIVESLQEAGIYEETTIAVLGDHSALDESKAIKLNVLLKEHGLIDTDSKGAIQNWKAYCKSCDGSAYIYLKDSSDIQTKEVVKKLLDHLLVDERNGIEKIYSQEEAAATGADDRCAFMVEARRGFYFNEDHEGSFLNNITDQDVRRKRYTHACHGYSPEKEDYTTILLLAGKGIKRNVVVPSMHLIDEGPTFAKLLGLDLGKTDGKVVQEFLNI
- a CDS encoding symporter small accessory protein, which produces MLGMEDGLIAFVWVATVVSALGCVVFGGIMWNRGGDDSK